Proteins co-encoded in one Halorussus lipolyticus genomic window:
- a CDS encoding acyltransferase produces MAPRLGDDCNISPSATVGHRHREEASPPVIGDRATVRSGSIVYADVEIGDDFTTGHNALVRENTAIGDDVVVGTNTVIDGTTIIGSHVSLQTGVYVPTNTDIGDEVFVGPKAVLTNDAYPIRKDFELDGPTLEDHVSIGANATLLPGVTVGEGSFVAAGAVVTEDVPPETLAVGAPAEFRSLPEVLEGGNRIA; encoded by the coding sequence ATCGCCCCCCGACTCGGTGACGACTGCAATATCTCCCCCTCTGCGACGGTCGGCCATCGCCATCGCGAGGAGGCCTCTCCGCCGGTAATCGGCGACCGGGCCACCGTCCGTTCCGGGAGTATCGTCTACGCCGACGTTGAAATCGGCGACGACTTCACAACGGGCCACAACGCGCTGGTACGCGAGAATACCGCCATCGGCGACGACGTGGTGGTCGGCACCAACACCGTCATCGACGGGACGACCATCATCGGGTCGCACGTCAGCCTCCAGACGGGCGTCTACGTCCCGACGAACACGGACATCGGCGACGAGGTGTTCGTCGGTCCCAAGGCGGTGTTGACCAACGACGCCTACCCGATTCGCAAGGACTTCGAACTGGACGGCCCGACCCTTGAGGACCACGTGTCTATCGGCGCGAACGCCACGCTCCTCCCCGGCGTGACCGTCGGCGAAGGCTCGTTCGTCGCGGCCGGTGCGGTCGTGACCGAGGACGTGCCCCCCGAGACGCTGGCGGTCGGCGCGCCCGCCGAGTTCCGCTCGCTTCCCGAGGTGCTGGAAGGGGGAAACCGGATAGCATGA
- a CDS encoding DUF7344 domain-containing protein produces the protein MALSVYRLRRPAESHGSMSRADELSQDEVFEVLKSPRRRYALYYLRQEGGETELSDLTEQVAAWENETTPAGLSTEQRKRVYISLYQTHLPKLDEADIVEYDRDEGVVRLGDRASDLDIYLGDVSRDEFPWDRYYLGLVAASSLLVAAVWLDVYPFGLIPGLVLATLILVVFGVSAIVHYLKYRRGGEVGTPPELHRANGQEN, from the coding sequence GTGGCTCTGAGCGTGTATCGCCTCCGACGACCTGCCGAATCCCACGGGAGCATGTCTCGCGCTGACGAACTCTCTCAGGACGAGGTCTTCGAGGTCCTGAAGAGTCCACGACGGCGATACGCCCTCTACTACCTCCGGCAGGAGGGCGGCGAGACCGAACTCTCGGATTTGACCGAACAGGTCGCGGCGTGGGAGAACGAGACCACGCCCGCGGGGCTTTCGACCGAACAGCGAAAGCGCGTGTACATCTCGCTGTACCAGACCCACCTCCCGAAACTCGACGAGGCCGACATCGTGGAGTACGACCGCGACGAGGGCGTCGTGCGCCTCGGCGACCGGGCCTCGGACTTAGACATCTATCTGGGCGACGTGTCCCGAGACGAGTTCCCGTGGGACCGGTACTATCTCGGGCTAGTGGCCGCCAGTTCGCTGTTGGTGGCCGCGGTGTGGCTCGACGTGTATCCCTTCGGCCTGATTCCGGGTCTCGTGCTGGCGACGCTCATTCTCGTGGTGTTCGGCGTCTCGGCCATCGTCCACTACCTGAAGTATCGACGCGGCGGCGAGGTCGGCACGCCGCCCGAACTACATCGCGCGAACGGACAAGAGAATTAG
- the glmM gene encoding phosphoglucosamine mutase produces MFGTSGIRGRIGDEVTCDLALSVGRALASDGYGTVVVGRDARESGRMLADAASSGVRECGADVIRLGEVATPTLARSVGWLDADAGLMVTASHNPAPDNGLKLWNPSGQAFGEDQREAISARVRDEEYDFADWDELGQQDRRDDPAEQHVDATERHADALVEAVGGGGLEIVVDAGNGMGGVTAEALRRLGHEVRTMNDRPDGTFPARPSEPTAENCRALSQFVEATDADLGIAHDGDADRMRAVTGSGEFVSGDLLLALFAREATSPGEEVAVPVDTSLTVADLLESQGVSVSRTRVGDVYVAERATDAGVAFGGEPSGAWIWPDETLCPDGPLAACRLAELVSRRGPLSSLVGDIESYPLRRGSVEVEEKAAVMAGVREAVLAEYDDVETLDGVRVGTDDGWFLIRASGTQPLVRVTAEARAERRADDLFAEASEVVEDAR; encoded by the coding sequence ATGTTCGGAACCAGCGGAATCAGAGGACGAATCGGCGACGAAGTGACCTGCGACCTCGCTCTCTCGGTGGGACGCGCGCTCGCCAGCGACGGCTACGGGACGGTGGTGGTCGGCCGAGACGCCCGCGAGAGCGGTCGGATGCTGGCCGACGCCGCGTCCTCGGGCGTCCGGGAGTGCGGCGCTGACGTGATTCGCCTCGGCGAAGTGGCGACCCCGACCCTCGCCCGGAGCGTCGGATGGCTCGACGCCGACGCGGGCCTGATGGTGACGGCCAGCCACAACCCCGCCCCGGACAACGGCCTCAAACTCTGGAACCCCTCCGGACAGGCGTTCGGCGAGGACCAGCGCGAGGCCATCTCCGCCCGCGTTCGAGACGAGGAGTACGACTTCGCAGACTGGGACGAACTCGGCCAGCAGGACCGGCGCGACGACCCCGCCGAGCAACACGTAGACGCGACCGAGCGCCACGCCGACGCGCTGGTCGAGGCCGTCGGGGGCGGCGGCCTCGAAATCGTCGTGGACGCGGGCAACGGGATGGGTGGCGTGACCGCCGAGGCCCTCCGGCGACTCGGCCACGAGGTCCGGACGATGAACGACCGGCCCGACGGGACCTTTCCGGCCCGGCCGAGCGAACCCACCGCCGAGAACTGCCGGGCGCTGTCGCAGTTCGTCGAGGCCACCGACGCGGACCTCGGCATCGCCCACGACGGGGACGCCGACCGGATGCGGGCGGTCACGGGGTCGGGCGAGTTCGTCTCCGGCGACCTCCTGCTGGCGCTGTTCGCCCGTGAGGCCACCAGTCCCGGCGAGGAGGTCGCGGTCCCGGTGGACACCAGCCTCACGGTCGCCGACCTGCTGGAATCGCAGGGGGTCTCGGTCTCGCGCACGCGCGTTGGAGATGTCTACGTCGCCGAGCGCGCCACCGACGCCGGGGTAGCCTTCGGCGGCGAACCCAGCGGCGCGTGGATTTGGCCCGACGAGACGCTCTGTCCCGACGGCCCGCTGGCGGCGTGCCGGTTGGCGGAACTGGTCTCGCGCCGAGGACCGCTCTCCTCGCTGGTCGGCGACATCGAATCGTACCCGCTCCGGCGCGGCAGTGTCGAAGTCGAGGAGAAAGCCGCGGTCATGGCCGGGGTCCGGGAGGCGGTGCTGGCCGAGTACGACGACGTGGAGACGCTGGACGGCGTGCGGGTCGGAACCGACGACGGGTGGTTCCTGATACGGGCCAGCGGGACCCAACCGCTGGTCCGGGTGACGGCCGAGGCGCGGGCGGAGCGGCGAGCGGACGACCTGTTCGCGGAAGCTAGCGAAGTAGTCGAAGACGCGAGGTAG
- a CDS encoding right-handed parallel beta-helix repeat-containing protein, giving the protein MARDDSARERSSEQSLLDRRSYLKLAGAAAASVGAAGVSASSAQAASYDTIKVPANTKKVIDVNAGETFENKLIDITADGAHVKLMTHGSGWTVRNVGVKGQNNNMDGTYGTFYLRCTDDGEALAENIYLGDGAVDRCGHAAVSDWANAGTVTIRNIHVQGWSADGMYMSHAGNTVKQTMGVTQVENAYLKNNNIENCRLGTPGSYIKDSVVHVESQDAVPSNQSGQTNARGVWFKEQSGLKAINCDISVTGSHAVFASDNGSGTLENCRVEGPITGSVEQVNVSGSPDVSPPDSVPMSAEEAASGQISSSSTTSPSSTEPDSTQQESESKGTLLELVPDDNAASVKYEFTVEGSVRKRTSGADSGYVSEDGDKVTDNGDGTVTVSGVAGNGYGDAFFVDGAITAMNLDESVWTLHYAGSQVSVSDLTLPNKLVIDGANSPGEVSEYVFEVSGSARKSTDLGSVQASDTVKDGKISGAVFDGTDGFRFSGDVTGFSLDGPASVRVEDSQ; this is encoded by the coding sequence ATGGCACGCGACGATTCGGCACGCGAACGCAGTTCAGAACAGTCCCTGCTCGACCGCCGCTCGTACCTCAAACTCGCAGGCGCGGCGGCCGCGTCGGTCGGGGCGGCAGGCGTTTCCGCGAGTTCCGCACAAGCGGCCTCCTACGACACCATCAAAGTCCCCGCGAACACCAAGAAGGTCATCGACGTGAACGCCGGCGAGACCTTCGAGAACAAACTCATCGACATCACCGCCGACGGCGCGCACGTGAAGTTGATGACCCACGGTAGCGGGTGGACGGTCCGGAACGTCGGCGTGAAGGGCCAGAACAACAACATGGACGGCACCTACGGCACGTTCTACCTGCGTTGCACCGACGACGGCGAGGCGCTGGCCGAGAACATCTATCTGGGTGACGGCGCTGTTGACCGGTGTGGCCACGCCGCGGTCTCCGACTGGGCCAACGCGGGCACGGTGACGATTCGGAACATCCACGTGCAGGGCTGGTCGGCCGACGGGATGTACATGTCCCACGCGGGCAACACCGTCAAGCAGACCATGGGCGTCACGCAGGTCGAGAACGCCTACCTGAAGAACAACAACATCGAGAACTGTCGGCTCGGCACGCCCGGCAGTTACATCAAGGACAGCGTGGTCCACGTCGAGAGTCAGGACGCTGTGCCCTCGAATCAGTCCGGGCAGACCAACGCCCGCGGGGTCTGGTTCAAAGAGCAGTCCGGACTGAAGGCCATCAACTGCGACATCTCGGTCACAGGCTCCCACGCCGTCTTCGCCAGCGACAACGGTTCGGGCACGCTCGAAAACTGCCGGGTCGAAGGCCCAATCACGGGGTCGGTCGAGCAGGTCAACGTCTCGGGCAGTCCCGACGTGAGTCCGCCCGATAGCGTGCCGATGTCGGCCGAGGAGGCCGCCTCCGGTCAAATCAGTTCGTCCTCGACGACCTCGCCGTCGTCCACCGAACCCGACTCCACCCAGCAGGAGAGCGAGTCGAAGGGGACCCTCCTCGAACTCGTGCCCGACGACAACGCCGCCAGCGTCAAGTACGAGTTCACCGTCGAGGGGAGCGTCCGCAAGCGCACCTCCGGCGCGGACTCGGGGTACGTCTCCGAGGACGGCGACAAAGTGACGGACAACGGCGACGGGACCGTCACCGTCTCCGGCGTCGCGGGCAACGGCTACGGCGACGCCTTCTTCGTGGACGGTGCCATCACGGCGATGAATCTTGACGAGAGCGTCTGGACGCTCCACTACGCCGGCAGTCAGGTCTCGGTCTCGGACCTGACGCTTCCGAATAAGTTGGTCATCGACGGGGCCAATAGCCCCGGCGAGGTCAGCGAGTACGTCTTCGAGGTCAGCGGTTCGGCCCGCAAGAGTACCGACCTCGGGTCGGTGCAGGCCAGCGACACCGTGAAAGACGGTAAAATCTCGGGCGCGGTCTTCGACGGCACGGACGGCTTCCGGTTCTCGGGCGACGTGACGGGATTCTCGCTCGACGGCCCGGCCAGCGTCCGCGTCGAGGACAGCCAGTAG
- a CDS encoding alkaline phosphatase family protein, which produces MADRPQTSMQTLLVGLDAGCRSVLEPLFEADSVPHLESVFEDGTAGPLSSQTPPWTPSAWPSLYTGVNPGKHGVFGFLTFDGYDWDVVNSTHVREHTLWELLDQRGKSSVVVNAPVTHPPREIDGAIVPGYTAPEDPECHPEGLLSDIREEVGDYRVYAPRDAEGREKVEWYERLVEMRGEAFRYLADRFDPEFGFVQFQQTDTVFHEFPGDHGKVRAVYEEVDRQLGTILDQCNPDTVLVASDHGMGEYTGHEFRPNEFLRQQGLVETTTEGSGMPTWSTIADNQLQDGKEGKREDEDDPDLLEQAMAGLASVGVTSQRIHGLLGAVGLADFVAERVPTEVARAASEQVDFPASKVYMRDRIELGVRVNLQGREPEGVVPERQYDRLCDDLVRMLSAVTTPDGKPVFEEVARRDEIFSGPYVEDAPDVITIPREYDEFISTRVGDGQFGPPSEPYNHKRDGIVAMAGEGVDDSADLADAHLFDVAPTILATMGLPAGRRMDGDVLPGIEAVGTDRYPAFEAGEQERTDDEAVEARLADLGYLE; this is translated from the coding sequence ATGGCTGACCGCCCGCAGACGAGCATGCAGACCCTGTTGGTCGGGTTGGACGCCGGGTGTCGGTCCGTCCTCGAACCGCTGTTCGAGGCCGATTCGGTCCCCCATCTGGAGTCGGTCTTCGAGGACGGGACGGCCGGGCCGCTTTCGTCCCAGACTCCCCCGTGGACGCCGAGCGCGTGGCCCTCGCTCTACACCGGCGTCAACCCCGGTAAGCACGGCGTGTTCGGGTTCCTGACCTTCGACGGCTACGACTGGGACGTGGTGAACTCGACCCACGTCCGCGAGCATACCCTCTGGGAACTGCTCGACCAGCGCGGCAAGTCGAGCGTCGTCGTCAACGCCCCGGTCACGCACCCGCCGAGAGAAATCGACGGCGCAATCGTGCCGGGCTACACCGCCCCGGAGGACCCCGAGTGTCACCCCGAGGGCCTCCTCTCGGACATCCGCGAGGAGGTCGGCGACTACCGAGTGTACGCGCCACGCGACGCCGAGGGCCGGGAGAAAGTCGAGTGGTACGAGCGACTGGTCGAGATGCGCGGCGAGGCCTTCCGGTACCTCGCGGACCGATTCGACCCCGAGTTCGGCTTCGTCCAGTTCCAGCAGACCGACACCGTGTTCCACGAGTTCCCCGGCGACCACGGCAAGGTCCGGGCAGTCTACGAGGAGGTAGACCGACAACTCGGGACCATCCTCGACCAGTGCAATCCCGATACCGTCCTCGTCGCCAGCGACCACGGCATGGGCGAGTACACCGGCCACGAGTTCCGGCCCAACGAGTTCCTGCGCCAGCAGGGACTGGTCGAGACCACGACCGAAGGGTCGGGGATGCCCACGTGGTCCACCATCGCCGACAACCAACTGCAGGACGGCAAGGAGGGGAAACGCGAGGACGAAGACGACCCGGACCTCCTCGAACAGGCGATGGCCGGCCTTGCCAGCGTCGGCGTGACTAGCCAGCGAATCCACGGTCTCCTCGGCGCGGTCGGACTGGCGGATTTCGTCGCCGAGCGCGTTCCGACAGAGGTCGCCCGCGCGGCCTCCGAGCAGGTCGATTTCCCGGCGTCGAAGGTCTACATGCGCGACCGAATCGAACTCGGGGTACGGGTCAATCTGCAAGGCCGAGAACCCGAGGGCGTCGTGCCCGAACGCCAGTACGACCGGCTCTGCGACGACCTCGTGCGGATGCTCTCGGCGGTGACGACGCCCGACGGGAAACCGGTCTTCGAGGAGGTCGCCCGGCGCGACGAGATTTTCTCGGGACCTTACGTCGAGGACGCCCCGGACGTAATCACGATTCCGCGCGAGTACGACGAGTTCATTTCGACGCGCGTCGGTGACGGCCAGTTCGGCCCGCCGAGCGAACCCTACAACCACAAGCGCGACGGCATCGTGGCGATGGCGGGCGAGGGCGTGGACGACTCTGCGGACCTCGCCGACGCCCACCTGTTCGACGTGGCCCCGACGATTCTGGCGACGATGGGCCTCCCGGCGGGCCGGCGGATGGACGGCGACGTGCTTCCGGGCATCGAGGCGGTCGGCACGGACCGATACCCCGCGTTCGAGGCGGGCGAGCAGGAGCGGACCGACGACGAGGCGGTCGAGGCCCGACTCGCCGACCTCGGCTATCTGGAGTGA
- a CDS encoding lipid II:glycine glycyltransferase FemX — translation MSVSVIDNDGISIGLADAFDHHDWNDLVERSPQTNVFHYRESLEVQADHADAELHRLVGYKGQEPVGVFPVFEKRKGGMSMAFSPAPSLWVSYLGPACLNHQKLKRRKRERRTKRFVQGCLDWIDREIGPKYTNVRPDPAYRDVRPFEWRDFEIDVRHTYSVDLTPGEDDVLMSFSSDARNNIRTEGDYRVYEGGPDEIEAIVSQVKDRHDEQGESYGVTPAFVTDLYERLPEGAVRPYACEIDGEVAGGMIALEFDETVYRWQGGAKHDHDLPVNDLVDWAIMTDAMERGVENYDLVGANEERLCGYKAKFAPELRSHYTIQKGNKVTNALSSVYKKLR, via the coding sequence ATGAGTGTCAGCGTTATCGACAACGACGGTATCAGCATCGGACTCGCAGACGCCTTCGACCACCACGACTGGAACGACCTCGTGGAGCGGTCGCCCCAGACCAACGTCTTCCACTACCGGGAGTCGCTGGAAGTACAGGCCGACCACGCCGACGCGGAACTCCATCGCCTCGTCGGCTACAAGGGCCAAGAGCCGGTCGGGGTGTTCCCGGTCTTCGAGAAGCGCAAGGGCGGGATGAGCATGGCGTTCTCCCCCGCTCCTTCCCTGTGGGTTTCGTACCTCGGACCCGCGTGCCTGAACCACCAGAAACTCAAGCGCCGGAAGCGCGAGCGCCGGACCAAGCGGTTCGTGCAGGGGTGTCTCGACTGGATAGACCGCGAAATCGGGCCGAAGTACACCAACGTCAGGCCCGACCCTGCCTACCGGGACGTGCGCCCCTTCGAGTGGCGCGACTTCGAAATTGACGTGCGCCACACCTACTCGGTGGACCTGACGCCGGGCGAGGACGACGTGTTGATGTCGTTCTCCAGCGACGCCCGGAACAACATCCGGACCGAGGGCGACTACCGGGTCTACGAGGGCGGTCCCGACGAAATCGAGGCCATCGTCTCGCAGGTCAAAGACCGCCACGACGAACAGGGCGAGAGCTACGGCGTCACGCCCGCGTTCGTCACCGACCTCTACGAGCGACTCCCCGAGGGTGCGGTCCGGCCCTACGCCTGCGAAATCGACGGAGAGGTCGCGGGCGGGATGATAGCCCTCGAATTCGACGAGACGGTCTACCGGTGGCAGGGGGGCGCGAAACACGACCACGACCTGCCGGTCAACGACCTCGTGGACTGGGCAATCATGACCGACGCGATGGAGCGGGGCGTCGAAAACTACGACCTCGTGGGCGCGAACGAGGAGCGCCTCTGCGGCTACAAGGCCAAGTTCGCCCCGGAACTCCGGTCGCACTACACCATCCAGAAGGGCAACAAGGTGACGAACGCGCTGTCGAGCGTCTACAAGAAGTTGCGGTAG
- a CDS encoding alkaline phosphatase family protein: MSSKHNTVVLGFDALAFDYVDEFSSSLPNFRALRESGVEAPLHSTFPPWTGSAWPSMYTGTDPSHHGTYGFFHHTDRYPDEDVLVTRDHVSQPAVWNYLTAIDEPVVVLNVPVTHPAEPVEGVLVPGYLAHEEDAGYPEGVRAELSDAIGDEYRIYAEAESGDDHEAKREGYLDLIRTRGESAEYLLTEYDWRIAVVQVQKTDTVFHDFDDREIFRRAYERADEVLGRVRDVAGDANVVVCSDHGMGEVDGYTVYLNEILRNRGFLETTTDSSRPSLMTEKTALTGDSGGDAASTGADAASGGPSVTGRVVSAATGALGRVGISPGDAYAMATRLGVGDLLTEILPYEAVSAASEGVDWANSKVYTRSVELGVRVNLAGREPAGVVTPEEYEGVRDDLIRTLSDLRTPDGDPVFEWVRRREEVYDGPYADHACDVVFMPTDMNHVLSTNLIGQEFVPLEDHDHKREGVFIADGPAFEAGKDARDALADGLSLTDVAPIAMAASGLEVPARMTGEVPEDLISASVERADYGEVLFGSDTGDSAADDGSVEDRLSDLGYI; this comes from the coding sequence ATGTCGAGCAAACACAACACAGTCGTCCTCGGATTCGACGCGCTGGCGTTCGACTACGTAGACGAGTTCTCGTCGTCCCTGCCCAACTTCCGGGCGCTCCGGGAATCGGGCGTCGAGGCCCCGCTTCACTCGACTTTCCCGCCGTGGACCGGGAGCGCGTGGCCCTCGATGTACACCGGCACCGACCCGAGCCATCACGGGACCTACGGCTTCTTCCACCACACCGACCGCTACCCCGACGAGGACGTGCTGGTCACGCGCGACCACGTGAGCCAGCCGGCGGTCTGGAACTACCTGACCGCGATTGACGAGCCAGTCGTCGTGCTGAACGTCCCGGTGACCCACCCCGCGGAACCGGTCGAGGGCGTCCTCGTGCCGGGGTATCTGGCCCACGAGGAGGACGCGGGCTATCCCGAAGGCGTCCGCGCGGAACTCTCGGACGCCATCGGCGACGAGTACCGCATCTACGCCGAGGCCGAGTCCGGAGACGACCACGAGGCCAAGCGCGAGGGGTACCTCGACTTGATTCGCACGCGAGGCGAGTCTGCGGAGTACCTCCTGACCGAGTACGACTGGCGAATCGCCGTCGTGCAGGTCCAGAAGACCGACACCGTGTTCCACGACTTCGACGACCGCGAAATCTTCCGACGGGCCTACGAGCGCGCCGACGAGGTTCTGGGCCGAGTCCGGGATGTCGCTGGTGACGCCAACGTGGTGGTCTGCTCGGACCACGGCATGGGTGAGGTCGATGGCTACACGGTCTACCTCAACGAGATTCTTCGCAACCGGGGCTTTCTGGAGACCACGACGGACTCGTCGCGCCCGAGTCTGATGACCGAGAAGACGGCGCTGACCGGCGATTCGGGTGGTGACGCCGCTTCCACTGGCGCGGACGCGGCCAGTGGCGGCCCCTCCGTCACGGGCCGGGTTGTCTCGGCCGCGACCGGCGCGCTCGGCCGGGTCGGCATCTCGCCGGGCGACGCCTACGCGATGGCGACGCGACTCGGCGTCGGCGACCTGCTGACCGAGATACTGCCCTACGAGGCCGTCTCGGCCGCCAGCGAGGGCGTCGATTGGGCCAACTCGAAGGTCTACACCCGGAGCGTCGAACTCGGGGTGCGAGTGAATTTGGCCGGTCGGGAACCCGCCGGAGTGGTCACGCCCGAGGAGTACGAAGGGGTCCGCGACGACCTCATCCGGACCCTCTCGGACCTCCGAACCCCGGACGGGGACCCAGTGTTCGAGTGGGTCCGGCGGCGCGAGGAGGTCTACGACGGCCCTTACGCCGACCACGCCTGCGACGTGGTATTCATGCCGACGGATATGAACCACGTCCTCAGCACCAACCTCATCGGACAGGAGTTCGTGCCCTTAGAGGACCACGACCACAAGCGCGAGGGCGTCTTCATCGCCGACGGCCCGGCGTTCGAGGCGGGCAAAGACGCGCGGGACGCCCTCGCCGACGGCCTCTCGCTGACCGACGTGGCCCCGATTGCGATGGCCGCCTCGGGGTTGGAGGTCCCCGCGCGGATGACCGGCGAGGTGCCCGAGGACCTGATTTCGGCCTCGGTCGAGCGCGCCGACTACGGCGAGGTCCTCTTTGGGAGCGATACGGGCGACTCAGCGGCCGACGACGGCTCTGTCGAGGACCGACTCAGCGACTTGGGGTACATCTAA
- a CDS encoding methylglyoxal synthase codes for MTRLALIAHDDEKPTMVALVQEREDLLAEFDLVATGTTGERIAAETGLAVERKESGPIGGDTQIGAEVVEGVLDGIVFLRDPLTSQPHEPDITALLRLCDVHDVPMATTRSSAEFLLDGLASESGEDT; via the coding sequence ATGACTCGCCTCGCACTCATCGCCCACGACGACGAGAAGCCGACGATGGTGGCGCTGGTGCAGGAACGCGAGGACCTCCTCGCCGAGTTCGACCTCGTGGCCACCGGCACGACCGGCGAGCGAATCGCCGCAGAGACCGGCCTCGCGGTCGAACGCAAGGAGTCGGGACCCATCGGCGGCGACACCCAAATCGGCGCGGAAGTAGTCGAGGGTGTCCTCGACGGCATCGTCTTCCTCCGGGACCCGCTGACCTCCCAGCCCCACGAGCCAGACATCACCGCGCTTCTGCGCCTCTGCGACGTTCACGACGTGCCGATGGCGACGACGCGCTCCTCGGCGGAATTTCTGTTAGATGGGTTGGCTTCCGAGTCCGGCGAGGATACGTAA
- a CDS encoding metal-dependent hydrolase: protein MWPWEHLAVGYLCYSLVVRVLGRRAPRTWPVVALALGTQFPDLVDKPLAWMVGVLPSGHSLAHSLLVALPVSALAVTAGMALGRRRVGAAFAFGYLSHLPGDAFYPLLVGGEANYGFLFWPIVPASASETGVGFVAMVRTLFVQYVAELAQGEVSMYLAVEIGLMASVVLLWLYDGAPPLGSVWSRVVVGRPDAEETP, encoded by the coding sequence ATGTGGCCTTGGGAACATCTCGCGGTCGGATACCTCTGCTACTCGCTCGTCGTCCGGGTTCTGGGGCGTCGAGCGCCCCGGACGTGGCCGGTGGTCGCGCTGGCGCTCGGCACGCAGTTTCCCGACTTGGTGGACAAACCGCTGGCGTGGATGGTCGGTGTCCTGCCCTCCGGGCACTCACTGGCCCACTCGCTGTTGGTGGCGCTCCCGGTGTCGGCGCTCGCGGTGACGGCGGGGATGGCGCTCGGTCGGCGGCGAGTCGGCGCGGCGTTCGCGTTCGGCTACCTCTCGCACCTGCCGGGTGACGCCTTCTATCCCCTGCTGGTCGGCGGGGAAGCAAACTACGGGTTCCTGTTCTGGCCGATAGTTCCGGCGTCCGCCTCCGAGACCGGCGTGGGTTTCGTGGCGATGGTCCGGACGCTGTTCGTCCAGTACGTCGCGGAACTCGCGCAGGGAGAGGTCTCGATGTATCTCGCGGTCGAAATCGGATTGATGGCCTCGGTGGTCTTGCTCTGGCTCTACGACGGCGCGCCGCCGCTGGGGTCGGTCTGGTCGCGGGTCGTGGTGGGTCGGCCCGACGCCGAGGAGACGCCCTGA
- a CDS encoding DUF1616 domain-containing protein produces MSHEAADDTLVERLARPALPLDLLAVVCYAVAGVALLSQPGVYGTPLAVAIGLPLLFFAPGYAVVSFLFPGATPDDAAANWSVADARQHGLTGGERAALGFGISVALLPLLGVALGFSPWTIVPGTVLLSVAGVASAFSVLGAIRRLRRPADRRFSLPIRAWSEGARRALSGGSATDAILNVGLAVAVVVAVAAVGYAVAAPASGPSYTGVSLLSQNETGTLVADDYPRSFTSGESKPLVVELTNHEGSRTDYSVVVELQRVEQKTNGGSKVLQEQELATFTPSVRAGESWRTTHEVTPTMTGEDLRLVYLVYKGNPPSDPTTDNAYRHVHVWITVSQ; encoded by the coding sequence ATGAGCCACGAGGCCGCAGACGACACGCTGGTCGAGCGTCTGGCGCGACCGGCGCTCCCCCTCGACCTGCTGGCGGTGGTCTGCTACGCCGTCGCCGGGGTCGCACTTCTCTCCCAACCGGGGGTGTACGGAACGCCACTCGCGGTCGCAATCGGGCTTCCGCTGTTGTTCTTCGCACCGGGGTACGCGGTCGTCTCCTTCCTGTTCCCCGGTGCGACGCCCGACGACGCCGCGGCGAACTGGAGCGTGGCCGACGCCCGCCAACACGGCCTGACCGGCGGCGAACGCGCCGCGCTTGGATTCGGTATCAGCGTGGCCCTGCTTCCCCTCCTCGGGGTCGCGCTCGGGTTCTCGCCGTGGACCATCGTACCCGGAACCGTCCTGCTGTCGGTCGCCGGGGTGGCCTCGGCGTTCTCTGTCCTCGGGGCGATTCGGCGACTCCGGCGTCCGGCCGACAGGCGATTCTCGCTCCCGATTCGGGCGTGGTCCGAGGGCGCTCGCCGGGCGCTCTCCGGGGGGTCGGCGACCGACGCGATTCTCAACGTCGGCCTCGCTGTGGCGGTGGTCGTCGCCGTCGCGGCGGTCGGGTACGCGGTGGCCGCCCCGGCGTCCGGCCCGAGTTACACCGGCGTCTCGCTCCTCTCGCAGAACGAGACCGGAACGCTCGTGGCGGACGACTACCCCCGGAGTTTCACAAGCGGGGAGAGCAAGCCCCTCGTCGTGGAACTGACTAACCACGAGGGGAGTCGGACCGACTACTCGGTCGTGGTCGAACTCCAGCGCGTCGAACAGAAGACCAATGGCGGGTCGAAAGTGTTGCAGGAGCAAGAACTGGCGACGTTCACGCCCTCGGTCCGGGCGGGCGAGTCGTGGCGGACCACCCACGAGGTCACGCCGACGATGACCGGCGAGGACCTGCGGTTGGTCTATCTGGTCTACAAGGGTAATCCGCCGAGCGACCCGACGACCGACAACGCCTATCGCCACGTTCACGTCTGGATTACCGTCTCGCAGTAG